The region CACGGGTAATTTAGGCGACTTCGCTGTAAAATTACAGCACTTTGGTGCTGATACTACCATTGAAGCATCACAAATGGCTGGTAAAGAAGGCGATATTATTGACTTCACAGTGGAACTTGCACCTAACCTTTTAGGTGGGGAACGTGAATTTACAGTCAATACGACCATAGCAAAAGATCTTCAGTTAATTGAAGATTCAATTGTGGTTGGCGGCATCGGTAATTATGTTGATGGAATGGTTGTTGAAGGAAATAGCATCAATATTAGTGCAGCCCAAGCTTCATCTGTTGATATGAAACGTCATTATGTTTATAGCACAAACCTCGATGACGCGACTTGTAAAGTCCCCTATGGCGACGATGAAACCTTTTTTGATTTACCGTCTCACGGTTATCAAGATTTACAAATATCAGGTAAAGCTAAAGACGTCCTCTATATCCCTATGGCTGAAAATGGCCTGCCGCATATTCCACTTTATGGTAACCCTGAAGTCTTCGCGCAAAACACTCTTGGGATCTCACCATTTGGTTTTGTTCAACTAGACCAATTACCTATTTTCTGGGATGCTCATACTGAGTTTAATGATGACTTTCAAGGTTTCCCTGATACGGTAATAGCCCCGCTTTGGCGTGGTGATGTCCAAATGCCACAAGGCAGTATTGACTGGGATACCTTCCGCTTCAAAAACGTGGTTTACGCCATTGTGACAGATGATCATTATATTGTGCAGTGGGACGGTGGTGAAGAATTTGCAAGCTTCTTCGTTGGTAACTCAAATCCAGACCCGGATGCGAAGTTTAATATACAAACAGTTATTTCAACGGATATTAGCTTTGATGAAAACACCCCTGAAATGATATTTGCTTATAAAACATTACAGTCGAGCAATGGTCACTTTGGGTCAGTAGGCCTACATGGATATTGGGGAGAGCGAGCAACATTTGGCCCCGCTGGCGGTTGGTTTAATGATGGCTTTGCCTTTAACAATGTTGATGAGAAAGTATCTGAAGGCATGGTAATTTGTGCCGATTATCGCGGTCCAGAGCAAACAGCAATGACGTTGTCATTTTCAGCGCGTGTATCAGCAAATGCCATTGGTGCAGATAACTTAGTGACTGTTGAGTCGCAATATGCTGATTCAGAAATGGTGACAATCTCTCACAATATTGCCACCCAAAGTAATATCACTATTTCATCTATGTCCGATATGAGCATGGAAGAAAATACCACCCTTGAAGGTTTAAGTGTCATGTACAATGACATTAAAGGCACTCAAAACGGTATGATGATAAGCGGCGACAATGTGACTGGTGTCGTTACTGGTGACACCTTTGCAATTACGCCTGACGCTGATTGGCATGGCATGACTGAAGTCACGGTGACCGTGCATGATATGGCTTACCCGTCAGATCAAGCGAGTACCCGCTTTATGTTGACGGTAAACTCTGATGGTGTTGAACCAACACCGCCACCAGCAGAAAACCCTATCGAGCCAGAAGCACCTAAATCTGATTCAGGTGGTAGCTTAGGTTTACTCGGTCTGTTAGCGTTAGGTTTTATTGGAGCAGGACGTCGACGTAAAAATCACTAACTGATAATAACATCGACAAAAATTTAGCGAGTCATTACTCTCGCTAAATATCTCCCTAAAAAGGTCTTCATTTGAAGGCCTTTTTTAATTCACCCACCCACTTGATTCACTAAGCTGTTTGTTTTTCTTCTGCTAAGGATAATTTGACAGCTGTTGCCCGAGTTATCAAAAATTCAATAAAGGCTTTTGCTGCTGGCGTTTGTGATTTTTCTTTAAGTGACACCACACTAAAACTGGCATAAATAGATGGCATAATATAAGGCACTAGTTCCACCATCTCGCCTTTTTCAATTTGATTTCTGACCGCAATTTCTGGTGTTAATGCAATCAAATCACCGCTTATAATTGATTCATTGATCGGATGAAATTGTTCAAAACGTACCAAACCAGAAAAGTCACTGCGTTGAACTTCGAACAAATCTTCAAACCCCGTTGCAATTGAATCAGGCAAATGTCGAGGGATGGCTAACGGATAATCCCTAAATGAAGGTATATATAATCGCGATAATTCAGTTAATGGATGATCTGGACGACAACAAAAGATGACTTTAAAAGGCGGTAACTCCGTCATGGTAATTAAGTTATTACTCTCAAGCTCTGTCGCCTTAGTTTCTGCCACAAAAAAATCAATTTCACCAAAAGTAAGCTGCTGATATAGTACATCCCACCCAGCCACTTTCAGCTCTATGCTCATGTCAGGAAAATCACGTAAAAATTGCCCAACAATCGGTCCAACTAAACTGTTTGAGGGTATAGGGCTCGCTCCAATCTTTAAATCTCTATCATCAAAACCATGAAACTGAGTCACTTCTTGCTCAAGCCTTTCAAATTCCCTTAAGATTTTTTGTCCATGCTTTAGCATTACCAAACCTAAAGCCGTCACAGTTACTGACTTCGCATTACGATTTAGTAATTTCCCGCCGATGAGAGACTCCAACCGTTGGATACTTTTCGATAAAGATGGTTGAGTTATATTAAGAATATTGGCCGCTTTATTAAAATGTTTAACTTCTGCAAGTAACACAAAATGCTTAATTTGCCTTAGCTCCATTACTCGTTCCTTTACAGATTAAGACCTCAAAAAAACTCAAAAAAAAATTATAATTAATGGTTTCTAATATAAAACGACCTTAACAAATGTAAGAAAGTAATCAATGCTTTCAGTGTGAGTATTGTGTGTCGCTTTGTATCATAAAGAACACTAATAACCAGGTAGCAACATTGATAACCCAGCATTAACATTCGGTACCCTCCCTCCTAAAAAAAAACTAATACACTAATTTATATATATAAAGTAGTACAAACACTATCAAGTTTAATAATTTAACAGCAAGAATTTCTAGCCCTTAAAATGCCTGCAGCGCATATAGCCATAGCTCAAAGTTATTGGAAGGTTACAGTCCATCAAGTCAACAATGCCTTCAACAGGATTGCGCTAGACCTGTTCTAATAATAATTAAACGGAAGGTTTACTATGAAACTTAAAAAAATTAGCATGATGACCATTGCGGCTATTTATGCCGCTGGTGCAGGTGCTGGGGTTGCAAATAATGCAATGAGCTCCCCACCACTGGAAAAGCCAGATTTCATTAAAGAAATCATCATCACCCCACAAATGATTGCCGATAGTGAAGCAAGTAAAGTCAGAGCGGATCGATTTAATCCCGGTCAAACTAAACCTGCAACAGCAAGCCAAGCCAACACTCACAGAGCCGCCGCAAAGAAAGTTCCATTTAAATGGGAAGCGGATATAAGTGGTGTGCATACCTATATTATCGAATTCAACGATAATTCAGTGGCGACATACAATGGTAATATCTCTGGTTTAGCAGCGACAAATATTCGTAGTCTATCAAAAGTACCTTCAAGCCTAGCTACAAACCATTCATACAAAATTGATGTTAATAGTCATGAAGTTAAAAGCTATGTTAATTATCTAGAACAGCAACAAGCCCAACAAATTTCACACGTTAGTGCCATTGTAGGCGGTGACGTAAAAGTGAACCGCACATTTAAGTTTGCCCTTAACGGTGCAA is a window of Shewanella donghaensis DNA encoding:
- a CDS encoding LysR family transcriptional regulator; its protein translation is MELRQIKHFVLLAEVKHFNKAANILNITQPSLSKSIQRLESLIGGKLLNRNAKSVTVTALGLVMLKHGQKILREFERLEQEVTQFHGFDDRDLKIGASPIPSNSLVGPIVGQFLRDFPDMSIELKVAGWDVLYQQLTFGEIDFFVAETKATELESNNLITMTELPPFKVIFCCRPDHPLTELSRLYIPSFRDYPLAIPRHLPDSIATGFEDLFEVQRSDFSGLVRFEQFHPINESIISGDLIALTPEIAVRNQIEKGEMVELVPYIMPSIYASFSVVSLKEKSQTPAAKAFIEFLITRATAVKLSLAEEKQTA